The genomic region GACAAAACCTTTTGCAAATTGGCAAACATCGGGGTGAAAAATGCAAACTGCAGCCAACGCGTCATGCAGTGTCAACTTATGCGAACTTTCAAGCCACGCATTTCCAAAATCAAAGACCGCTTTCATCAAATCGGAATCCGGACGAAAAAGTTCCCTCGCTTTTGCTGCCTCTACCGTCAATCTGTCGGTGATTTCAAGCGTAATTGCCCGGTAGATCGCCACTTTAGCGGCAAAAACAATTTTGGATGCGAGCGGATCAGCCCATGAGTTCCAATTGTAATAAGCTTCAGGCAATTGCTCTTTGCCAAAATATCCGTTCATCACATAGAGTCCTTTTAACAGTGAGGGGGCATCGGGATATGTGCTGAACAAAGTTGCAATATTGGTCATGCTTCCAATTCCAAGCAACACAATCTCACGCGGATTAGCCTTGATCATCTCATACATAAATGCTGGCGCATCCGCTTTTTCATAGATGTCGTGTTCCCAGTTTGCCAATGCCGCTGCGCCGTCCGGGGTCGGATATAAAGGGACGGGCTGCAAAGTTGTATCCAATCCGGCCACAATCGGAATATCCTTCCTGACTGTTCTACAAATCGCATTTGCAACTGCCGCCCTCTTCTCCGATTCACCGGACACCGTTGTAATGCCGACTAAATTACACCGCGGCTCTTTTAATAAATATGCCAGGCAAATTGCATCATCAATATCTCCGCCGATATCCGTATCAAGCAATACTTTTTCCAATTGTTGTTGCCTCCCGTGTTAGCTTCTCATCATCAGAATGGCTTCCAGTCCTCGGGAATACAAGGAGAGGTAATTACCATGGCCCAGCGTTCGCTTGCCGAAAGAGGAACTAAAGCCATTGCCGAGTGAGGAAATGCTCGCCCCTTTCCGGTTCGAAAGTCGGAAAGTCAGCCAGGTGCCGCTCGATCCCGCCGCCAATCTTTCTTTCATGTCGTCAGCGCCCGTTATGAGCGAGGGATCCGGCCTTGACACCATCTACGATGACAAATTTACCGTGGAATTTAAGACCGATGTGACGGTGGATGTTAATGAATAAGCCCAAAATACTGTTCCAACGTAATTCCTTTGTCCATAATCGCTTCTGCGGCTTCTATTCCCACATAGCGATAATGCCACGGTTCATATGGGAACCCTGTTACCTCTTCCATCCCTTTTGGATAACGAAGAATAAATCCGTATTCCGCGCAATGCTTGGAAAGCCACTTAAACTGCGGTGTTAATTCGAAATGCTCGTTCCCCTTGGTACCCACGTCAAAGGCAAGCCCTGTTTCGTGCTCGCTCTCACCGGGCTTCGCTGCGGTACCGTCTGTGGTAGTGTTATAAAGCTCCCTCTGCTCTTCGCGCGTTCGGTATCCGCTGGTAATGTAAAACCCGCTCACGCCGTCCTGCTGCGCTGCCGCAAACATGGCGTTCATTGCCTCAAAAACATGCTTGGAAAGTTTTATGTCCGAGCGCATCAGCAGAAAGTGCTTGTTACTTTGTTTGTAAAGATTTACAAGGTTTTCGGGCCGATAATCTTCCGGTAGCGGATTGTCGGCGTTAACAAGCAAGATATCATTTGGCGAATGATTTGTTTGCAAAATTTCTGTTGATGGTAGGT from Bacilli bacterium harbors:
- a CDS encoding nucleoside hydrolase, coding for MEKVLLDTDIGGDIDDAICLAYLLKEPRCNLVGITTVSGESEKRAAVANAICRTVRKDIPIVAGLDTTLQPVPLYPTPDGAAALANWEHDIYEKADAPAFMYEMIKANPREIVLLGIGSMTNIATLFSTYPDAPSLLKGLYVMNGYFGKEQLPEAYYNWNSWADPLASKIVFAAKVAIYRAITLEITDRLTVEAAKARELFRPDSDLMKAVFDFGNAWLESSHKLTLHDALAAVCIFHPDVCQFAKGFVRVETEAETFMGATSFRAAQDGNVEISREADAERFYEILSSTLNRLG
- a CDS encoding M15 family metallopeptidase produces the protein MSGKRMRRKSFFLLILCIVAVSFLKYGNHGGSVDVGQSNIKTELRYLPSTEILQTNHSPNDILLVNADNPLPEDYRPENLVNLYKQSNKHFLLMRSDIKLSKHVFEAMNAMFAAAQQDGVSGFYITSGYRTREEQRELYNTTTDGTAAKPGESEHETGLAFDVGTKGNEHFELTPQFKWLSKHCAEYGFILRYPKGMEEVTGFPYEPWHYRYVGIEAAEAIMDKGITLEQYFGLIH